One region of Limnospira fusiformis SAG 85.79 genomic DNA includes:
- a CDS encoding glycosyltransferase family 39 protein — protein MGKRVHLWESLVKHDRINLVLLLVWCAIALILRLINLDAKPIWSDEFATLAFSLGHGFHRVPLDTAIAPELLLFPLQLGDNMAIASVPERLFIESNHPPIYFMLTHLWVHWWGTPGDLVSIHIARSLSVLFGVATVPAIFGLGWLCFRSVLVGHLAAGLMAVSPFGVYLAQEARHYTLAMFLAIASFACLTVAVERLKAQISLPVWLILATVIVNSLGMAVHFFFIFLLIAQGLIVFAFWIQDIRYDPLRFPKLKLWKGFYAIALGTAIGVLVWLPIFLKISTGDSQLIAWTSPSRNHFIDPIFRLVAWVITMVIMLPVEKQPLPIIIVSSAVALLVLCLLGKVLIDGWHFASHRERKLIKFWLGFTLVIMAIFIAIAWAIGLDLTLAARYQFIYFPVVLLILAAGLAKSWELPGKSQWRRYAIAFIGFMSLLGGLMVVYNLAYQKPDRSELVAEEISAYLRSDIPTLIATVHKSHEQTGEMMSIAGELKNLGVREKSPFFLLAHRHNRDSSTATNTLVTTLNQWPQPMNLWLINFAAEFDHSGSNCERELGIKSRVPGYFLRMYRCGYNESL, from the coding sequence ATGGGAAAGCGAGTTCATCTCTGGGAAAGTTTGGTTAAGCACGATCGCATTAATTTGGTATTACTCCTGGTCTGGTGCGCGATCGCCTTAATTTTGCGTCTGATCAACTTAGACGCTAAACCAATCTGGAGTGATGAATTCGCGACTCTAGCCTTTAGTCTGGGTCATGGTTTCCATAGAGTCCCGTTGGATACAGCGATCGCTCCAGAATTACTGCTGTTTCCCCTACAGTTGGGGGATAATATGGCGATCGCTTCGGTTCCCGAAAGGCTATTTATTGAAAGTAACCATCCCCCCATTTACTTTATGTTGACCCATCTCTGGGTTCACTGGTGGGGAACTCCTGGGGATTTAGTCTCCATTCATATAGCCAGATCCCTTAGTGTTCTGTTTGGGGTCGCTACGGTTCCCGCTATATTTGGCTTGGGGTGGCTATGTTTTAGATCTGTACTCGTCGGACATCTGGCGGCGGGGTTGATGGCCGTTTCACCATTTGGGGTATATTTAGCCCAAGAAGCACGACACTACACTTTGGCAATGTTTTTGGCGATCGCCTCTTTCGCCTGTCTCACCGTTGCTGTTGAACGTCTCAAAGCACAAATCTCCCTCCCGGTCTGGCTAATTTTGGCGACTGTCATAGTTAATAGCCTAGGAATGGCCGTCCATTTCTTTTTTATCTTCCTGCTGATAGCGCAAGGGTTAATCGTTTTCGCATTTTGGATTCAGGATATCCGCTACGATCCTCTACGGTTTCCCAAGCTGAAACTCTGGAAAGGGTTTTATGCGATCGCATTAGGTACAGCTATAGGTGTCTTGGTATGGTTGCCGATTTTTCTGAAAATTTCCACCGGAGATAGCCAGTTAATTGCTTGGACTTCACCGAGTCGGAATCATTTTATTGATCCGATTTTTCGGCTGGTGGCTTGGGTGATTACTATGGTGATTATGTTACCCGTCGAAAAGCAACCTTTGCCGATTATTATAGTTTCTAGTGCCGTCGCTTTGCTAGTTTTATGCCTGTTAGGAAAAGTCTTAATTGATGGTTGGCACTTTGCCAGTCATAGGGAAAGAAAACTAATCAAATTTTGGCTAGGCTTTACTTTGGTGATTATGGCGATATTTATCGCGATCGCTTGGGCGATTGGTTTGGATTTAACCCTAGCAGCGCGATATCAGTTTATCTATTTTCCCGTGGTTTTACTCATCCTAGCCGCCGGGTTAGCTAAAAGTTGGGAGTTGCCCGGAAAATCTCAATGGCGACGATATGCGATCGCTTTTATCGGTTTCATGTCTTTATTGGGTGGGTTGATGGTCGTGTATAACTTAGCTTACCAAAAACCCGATCGCTCCGAACTTGTGGCTGAGGAAATATCCGCTTATTTAAGGTCAGATATTCCCACCTTAATTGCTACAGTTCATAAAAGCCATGAACAAACCGGGGAAATGATGAGCATTGCTGGGGAACTCAAAAATTTAGGGGTCCGGGAAAAATCGCCTTTCTTTCTGCTGGCACATCGCCATAATCGTGATTCTTCCACCGCTACTAATACTTTAGTGACCACCCTTAATCAATGGCCGCAACCCATGAATTTATGGCTGATTAATTTTGCCGCTGAATTTGACCATTCCGGGTCTAATTGTGAGCGAGAATTGGGGATAAAATCTCGGGTTCCTGGTTATTTCTTGCGGATGTATCGCTGTGGGTATAATGAGAGTTTATGA
- the dxr gene encoding 1-deoxy-D-xylulose-5-phosphate reductoisomerase: MKAITLLGSTGSIGTQTLDIVAHHPDKFKIVGLATGSNVTLLAQQVRQFRPEIVAICDQKKLWELREAIADLDPQPIIEAGESGIVEVARYGDSEAVVTGIVGCAGLLPTIAAIQAGKDIALANKETLIAGGPVVNPMIEKYGVKLLPADSEHSAIFQCLQGVLAGGLRRIILTASGGAFRDWPVERLTEVTVADATTHPNWSMGRKITVDSATMMNKGLEVIEAHFLFGLDYDQIDIVIHPQSIIHSLIELQDTSVLAQLGWPDMRLPLLYALSWPERIYTDWEQLDLVKAGNLTFKAPDNQKYPCMQLAYAAGRSGGSMPAVLNAANEQAVALFLDEKISFLDIPKVIEMVCARHEQDNCQNPSLDDILAADLWARQAVIEASSRVHQKTAIAL; the protein is encoded by the coding sequence ATGAAAGCAATTACTCTTCTCGGTTCTACGGGTTCTATCGGTACTCAAACTCTGGATATTGTTGCTCATCACCCCGATAAGTTTAAAATTGTGGGATTAGCCACAGGTAGTAATGTGACTCTCCTGGCGCAACAGGTGCGACAGTTTCGGCCGGAAATTGTCGCTATTTGTGACCAGAAGAAGTTGTGGGAATTGCGGGAGGCGATCGCCGATCTTGACCCCCAACCTATTATAGAAGCGGGAGAGTCTGGTATAGTCGAGGTTGCCCGCTATGGAGACTCCGAAGCTGTCGTGACTGGTATTGTTGGCTGTGCGGGATTATTGCCAACAATTGCAGCCATTCAAGCCGGTAAGGATATCGCCCTGGCTAATAAGGAAACTCTCATCGCCGGGGGACCTGTCGTCAATCCTATGATTGAGAAATATGGCGTTAAATTGTTACCCGCTGACTCCGAACATTCCGCTATTTTTCAGTGTCTGCAAGGGGTTCTGGCTGGGGGTTTACGACGGATTATTCTCACCGCTTCTGGGGGCGCTTTTCGTGATTGGCCTGTGGAAAGGCTAACCGAGGTGACAGTGGCTGATGCAACTACACATCCTAATTGGTCCATGGGGCGTAAAATTACCGTTGATTCCGCTACCATGATGAATAAGGGTCTCGAGGTGATTGAGGCTCATTTTCTCTTTGGTTTGGATTATGATCAAATTGATATTGTCATTCATCCCCAGAGTATTATTCACTCTTTGATTGAGTTGCAGGATACTTCTGTGTTGGCGCAGTTGGGTTGGCCGGATATGCGTTTACCCCTATTATATGCTCTATCTTGGCCTGAAAGAATTTATACAGATTGGGAACAGTTGGATTTGGTCAAAGCTGGTAATTTGACTTTTAAAGCACCAGATAATCAAAAATATCCTTGTATGCAGTTAGCATACGCAGCCGGACGGTCTGGGGGGTCTATGCCAGCCGTGTTAAATGCCGCTAATGAACAGGCTGTGGCTTTGTTTTTAGATGAAAAGATTAGCTTTTTGGATATTCCCAAGGTCATTGAAATGGTCTGCGCGCGCCATGAACAAGATAATTGTCAAAATCCGAGTTTGGATGATATCTTAGCCGCCGACCTATGGGCGCGTCAAGCAGTTATAGAGGCTAGTTCCAGGGTTCATCAAAAAACGGCGATCGCTTTGTAG
- the glgA gene encoding glycogen synthase GlgA: MRILFVAAEAAPLAKVGGMGDVVGALPQVLRAMGHDVRVFMPYYGFLPDKIKIPKEPIWWGTAMYQKFAVFETTFPKTDVPLYLFGHPSFMPRRIYYGEDEDWRFTLFANGAAEFCWNYWKPQIVHCHDWHTGMIPVWMKETPDIGTIFTIHNLAYQGPWRWFLERITWCPWFMEGHNVMAAAVQFADRVTTVSPTYASQIQTAGYGENMEGLLSYISGKMSGILNGIDTSSYNPENDRYIVENFNADTVEKRKTNKVALQEELGLEVNSGAFLIGMVTRLVEQKGLDLVIQIMDQFMSFTDSQFILLGTGDRYYETQMWQMASRYPGRMTTQILFNDALSRRIYSGADALIMPSRFEPCGISQMLAMRYGCIPIVRRTGGLVDTVSHNDPVGEGGTGYCFDRYEPLDFFTSMVRASEAFRYKDHWRRLQQRAMHQNFSWENSAREYIKVYEEVAGYYSYQPPTPEAEPETGVTT; the protein is encoded by the coding sequence ATGCGAATTTTATTTGTAGCGGCGGAAGCGGCACCCCTGGCCAAAGTCGGGGGTATGGGGGATGTCGTGGGTGCTTTGCCCCAGGTCTTGCGGGCAATGGGCCATGATGTCCGGGTATTTATGCCCTACTATGGCTTTTTACCAGACAAAATCAAAATACCCAAGGAACCTATATGGTGGGGAACCGCCATGTATCAAAAATTTGCGGTTTTTGAGACGACATTTCCCAAAACTGATGTTCCATTATATTTATTTGGACATCCTTCGTTTATGCCTCGTCGGATTTACTATGGAGAAGATGAGGATTGGCGGTTCACCCTATTTGCGAATGGGGCTGCTGAATTTTGTTGGAATTACTGGAAACCCCAAATTGTTCACTGTCATGATTGGCATACCGGGATGATTCCCGTATGGATGAAAGAAACCCCTGATATAGGTACTATCTTTACCATTCATAATTTAGCTTATCAAGGACCTTGGCGCTGGTTTTTGGAACGGATTACCTGGTGTCCTTGGTTTATGGAAGGTCATAATGTCATGGCGGCAGCGGTTCAATTTGCTGACCGGGTAACTACAGTATCTCCCACTTATGCTAGTCAGATTCAAACGGCTGGCTATGGGGAAAACATGGAAGGTTTGCTCTCCTATATAAGTGGCAAAATGTCGGGGATTCTTAATGGGATTGATACGTCGTCTTATAACCCGGAAAACGATCGCTATATCGTGGAAAACTTTAATGCTGATACCGTGGAAAAACGGAAAACCAATAAAGTTGCCCTTCAGGAAGAGTTAGGACTAGAAGTTAACTCCGGTGCCTTCCTGATTGGTATGGTAACACGACTGGTGGAACAAAAAGGACTCGATCTAGTAATTCAAATTATGGATCAGTTTATGTCCTTTACTGATTCCCAATTTATTTTACTGGGAACAGGCGATCGCTATTACGAAACCCAAATGTGGCAAATGGCATCCCGCTATCCGGGGAGAATGACGACCCAAATTCTGTTTAATGATGCCCTATCACGGCGGATTTATTCTGGTGCGGATGCCTTAATTATGCCCAGTCGTTTTGAGCCTTGCGGAATTAGCCAAATGTTAGCAATGCGTTATGGCTGTATTCCCATTGTGCGGCGTACAGGAGGCTTAGTCGATACGGTATCCCATAACGACCCAGTAGGGGAAGGCGGCACAGGTTACTGTTTTGACCGCTACGAACCTCTGGACTTCTTTACCTCTATGGTTCGCGCTTCGGAGGCTTTCCGCTATAAAGACCATTGGCGGCGACTCCAACAGCGAGCCATGCACCAAAACTTTAGCTGGGAAAACTCAGCCCGGGAATACATCAAGGTTTATGAGGAAGTAGCGGGATACTATTCCTACCAACCCCCAACCCCTGAAGCAGAACCGGAAACTGGTGTCACTACTTAG
- a CDS encoding reverse transcriptase N-terminal domain-containing protein produces MRNQNQSRRAFVWKQIPWAKVQRKVFKLQKRIFQAAKSGQDAKARRWQRLLVKSYYARLLAVRRVTQDNQGKKTAGVDGMKAISPRQRFELVKNLSTGQKL; encoded by the coding sequence TTGAGAAATCAAAACCAATCAAGACGTGCGTTTGTATGGAAACAAATCCCATGGGCGAAAGTCCAGAGGAAAGTTTTCAAGCTCCAAAAGAGGATATTTCAAGCAGCTAAATCGGGACAGGACGCGAAGGCAAGAAGGTGGCAACGTCTATTGGTGAAGTCATATTATGCCCGACTCTTAGCAGTGCGGCGAGTGACTCAAGATAATCAAGGCAAGAAAACAGCCGGAGTCGATGGAATGAAAGCAATTTCGCCAAGACAAAGGTTTGAACTTGTTAAGAACCTAAGTACAGGACAAAAGTTGTAG
- a CDS encoding IS4-like element ISAtsp3 family transposase, giving the protein MNELNRLRDTLRPHLPWHGARLNFVCLFLMALFQTKTVNLMEIATVFANPVQISSNYQRLQRFFRQFKFDRAEIARFVVSLIDIPQPWTLSLDRTCWSFGQTHFNILMLAVVHEGIAFPLLWTMLDKKGNSNSGERMDLFDRFEALFPDVEVACLTADREFVGRDWLSYLLIDPEVPFRLRIRHSELISPKLGGTRRSGERMFDSLRPGEFRQLSGRRWVWGRQVYVIGSRLADSGELLILITNACPETALPDYARRWGIENLFGALKTRGFCLESTHFKDPERLSRLLALLSLAFTWAMKVGLWIHQGSPIPLKAHGRRSQSLFRTGFDFLRRTFSNLPLFSGRFHQALQLLSCT; this is encoded by the coding sequence ATGAACGAGCTTAACCGATTACGAGACACTTTGCGCCCTCACTTGCCCTGGCACGGGGCGAGATTAAACTTTGTCTGCCTGTTCCTGATGGCGCTATTCCAAACAAAGACGGTTAATCTGATGGAAATAGCGACTGTATTCGCAAATCCTGTGCAAATTTCCTCAAATTACCAGCGATTACAACGTTTTTTTCGGCAATTCAAATTTGACCGGGCAGAGATTGCCCGTTTCGTCGTTAGCCTCATTGACATTCCCCAACCTTGGACTCTTAGTCTCGACCGCACCTGTTGGTCTTTCGGTCAAACCCATTTCAACATCTTGATGTTGGCAGTCGTCCACGAGGGGATTGCCTTTCCCCTGCTGTGGACGATGCTTGACAAAAAGGGCAATAGCAACAGTGGCGAACGCATGGACTTATTCGACCGCTTCGAGGCACTATTTCCTGACGTGGAGGTGGCTTGTCTGACCGCTGACCGGGAATTTGTGGGGCGAGATTGGCTCTCGTATCTTCTCATCGACCCCGAGGTTCCTTTCCGCCTACGCATCCGCCACAGCGAGCTGATTAGTCCTAAGTTAGGAGGAACTCGGCGTAGTGGCGAACGAATGTTTGATTCTCTGCGACCCGGAGAATTTCGCCAGCTTTCGGGTCGCCGTTGGGTTTGGGGACGGCAGGTTTACGTCATTGGCTCTCGTCTGGCTGATTCGGGGGAGTTGTTGATTCTCATCACTAACGCTTGCCCCGAAACGGCCCTCCCCGACTATGCTCGGCGTTGGGGTATTGAAAACCTCTTCGGAGCCTTGAAGACTCGGGGCTTCTGTCTCGAATCGACTCACTTTAAGGACCCTGAGCGCTTGAGCCGTTTATTGGCTTTGCTTAGCCTGGCTTTTACTTGGGCTATGAAGGTGGGTTTGTGGATTCACCAAGGTTCACCCATTCCTTTGAAGGCTCACGGACGACGCTCCCAGAGTCTTTTCCGCACTGGCTTCGATTTTCTACGCCGCACTTTCTCTAATCTGCCTTTGTTTTCAGGGCGGTTTCACCAGGCTCTACAACTTTTGTCCTGTACTTAG
- a CDS encoding reverse transcriptase domain-containing protein, producing MNHDYLLSKIHCPSSLKRDLKQWLKAGVLDNGVFEDTETGTPQGGVISPILANIALDGMARLIETTYPKVKGVKIKATVIRYADDFVVISPSLEIIEQCKIAISEWLKPIGLEIKPGKTRICHTLNPIEYDGKLEEPGFDFLGFNIRQYPAGKYKTGKTGGAASRPIGHKTHIKPSNKAVKAHTEVIKDAIKHLKTAPQSALISKLNPIIRGWSNYYSAVVSSETFVKLDHTVWLMLRAWTVSRCGKTSYKKLRNYFSHGTVRLSNGKERHESWLFQTKDGLTLWQHLSTG from the coding sequence GTGAACCATGATTACCTACTGTCCAAAATTCATTGTCCAAGCAGCCTGAAAAGAGACCTAAAACAATGGCTCAAAGCAGGTGTACTAGATAACGGTGTATTTGAGGATACTGAAACAGGGACACCTCAAGGAGGGGTAATAAGTCCAATACTCGCCAACATTGCACTGGATGGCATGGCTAGATTAATTGAAACAACGTATCCAAAAGTAAAAGGGGTTAAAATTAAAGCCACCGTAATAAGATATGCCGATGATTTTGTAGTGATATCACCATCACTAGAGATTATTGAACAGTGCAAGATTGCTATTTCTGAATGGTTAAAACCTATTGGGTTAGAGATTAAACCGGGAAAAACTCGAATCTGTCATACACTCAATCCTATTGAATATGATGGAAAACTTGAAGAACCCGGATTTGATTTTCTAGGATTCAATATTAGGCAATATCCTGCAGGAAAATATAAAACTGGGAAAACTGGTGGAGCAGCAAGCCGTCCAATCGGTCACAAAACTCACATCAAACCCAGCAACAAAGCAGTTAAAGCCCACACAGAAGTGATTAAGGATGCAATAAAACATCTTAAAACCGCACCCCAATCAGCCCTGATAAGCAAACTAAACCCAATCATAAGGGGATGGTCAAACTATTATTCAGCGGTAGTCTCATCAGAGACCTTCGTTAAGCTAGACCACACAGTCTGGTTAATGTTAAGGGCATGGACAGTATCAAGATGCGGAAAGACAAGTTACAAGAAGCTAAGAAACTATTTCAGTCATGGAACGGTTAGACTTAGTAATGGGAAAGAAAGGCATGAATCTTGGTTGTTCCAGACTAAGGATGGACTCACATTATGGCAACATCTCAGTACAGGATAA